Sequence from the Kogia breviceps isolate mKogBre1 chromosome X, mKogBre1 haplotype 1, whole genome shotgun sequence genome:
GAGAACTTGTGTGAAGGAAAACAATACATGACTCCTTCGACTGAGCAAGAGGGCGGGAAACAAATTCTAACTGTGGGATTAGTCGTAGGGTAATTCTCAGGGCTCAAGGGACACCTGTGAAGTGAGAAGAGACAAGAGAGGGGAAAATAACAAAGCTCTTGTTCCCCAATGCTAGAGCTTGAACACACTATTCATTCAGTCCCACAACTCCAGGACTGTATTTCTCAGAAATCGATATGGAAGCGGTCTCAGACACGGAATTGGAAGGAAGAAAATCCCGCAGCAGTTCAAGTTTGACTATTTATGGTGTGTCACTGGGGCGAGTCATGGTACCTCTGTGGACGTTTCCTCAACTGTGAAGTGTAcagaataactttcttttcttaagGGTGACAAAAGGATCAAGCGAGAGCCTATGGATGAGTAGTTCTCAACTCTGACTGCATCTTAAAATGACCTGAGGAATTCAAACCAAAACGTTGATGCCTGGGCTGCATCCCGCAGATCCAGATGCGATTGTCCCAGGGCGGGTCCTCGGCACTGTGGGTTTTCAAAGCTCCCCAGATCCTGTTAATATGCAGCCAGTGCTGGGAAGTACAGGCCTACTGCAGAAGCAGCACTTCTCCAGTGACCTTGAACAGGCTCACCTGGGGATCCTGCCAAAATGCAGATACCGATTCAGAAGCATGGGACCGGAGAGTCTGCATTTCCAACGGGCTCCTAGGTTACGCTGAGCTGCTCCCAAGCGTACTCAAGAGTACAGCAAAGTACTAAGTAGCCACTAAGCGCGATGCAAACAGGCGTCCACTCTCTCTCCCCAAACTATCAACTTTTAGTGACAGTGCTGTGAGCTCCAGCAAAcgaccttctttccttctttgtagGATAGTTTTGCGAATAGTGTGTATAACtcgctactatacataaaacagataaacaacaaggacctactgtgtagcgctggaaactctgctcagtatcttgtaaaaacctataagggaaaagaatctgaaaaagaatgtacatatgtgtttccattataggttattttatatatatataaattaactatacctcaatttttaaaaaaagaatagcatgTACAAGATTTTCAAAACAAGCATAAAAGGGTGGCACGAATAAAAGGGATCGCTCCGGTTATCTGTTAAGAGAACATCTATTACAATTACAAGCACTCCCACTTGCTATGGTACCACTGCTTCCCACATTCATTGCAGATTACGTAGGTCATCATTTCTTCATCTGGGTTGGAACTCTGCACCCAACTTGGAAGGAAGAGTGTCCCTCTGGCGATGACGGTGACCTGGCAATTGAATTTCTCGCAGCGTCGGCACTTTATTTTCTTGGTCGGCGTGCCCTCCACCGCTTGGGGCAGGTAATGTTCCTGTATGCCAGATTCCGTGTAGGAGGCTCTCAGCTGCTTCAGTTCGGGGCTGGCCATTTCCATGGCGGTCATTTCGGCAAACTCCCTTGGAGACATGGTCCCAGAGAGCAAGCTTTGCTGTAAGTGAGACATGCGGGGGGTTTTCAGATTGGCAACTTTGCTTCGGATGCACGTTTTATATTTTTTGAGGTTCTTGGAGTGAAGGGTAAAAATGTGCTCTTCGATTTCTCGTGCAAAGTTGTGCCACAGATCGGCTCTGGGCTGCTCTGTGGAAGGACTAGCTAGAGCTTCATACAGCAGCTCTGTGCATTTGGCTCTCACGGGCGCTGCAGGATCTGGCTGCTCACTCGCTCTCTCGACGGGGGATTGAGGGTCAGCGGCCCTGAGACGCGCTGCCTTAGGCTCCGCTCCACCAGGGCTATTTTCTGGCACGACCCTTTCAACAGCTCCTGCAACATCTTGGGATGCACGCAGAGAATGACAGCAAGAGCTGCCCCGTACCTCATCCTGACTTGGGTCGGGAGAAAGtccttgattttcttctttatttccaccCGGAGGAAATAGTTTAGGGCTGCCCCGCGGCTTGCAGTGAGTACCTTTATACAGAGCTTTCCATTCTGACAGCAAACGCTTGGCTTTCTTTTTCAGAGCCGCCGTGGGGCAGTTTTTGAGGACTCTGTACACAGCCCTGACCACATCCGTCTCCTGGAGATGCTCCGGAGTCACACGCAGAGTTTCTAGCTCAGTAAGGTGGTTGCCGAGATCCTCAAAATTCCTTTTAGACATCAGCTGCTCAATAAGGGAAGCTCTGGCAGCTATCTGCTGCTTGTCAGACATCTCGTTACGGCTGCAAAGAAAAATGAGGTTTCTGTTTTCCCAAGCTTGTGTTTGCCAGGCGCAGCTTCCTGATAGGAGCACAGCGCTCTCTGCCAGTTATCTATGCAGAGAAAGAGTCTGTAATAAAAATGGGTGCAATGTATTAGAAAATGCAATCTGCAATGTAATATGGTTTAGCCTCAAAAGTTTGATTCTCagtagtaaaaaatatatatatatatatatatatatatatatatatatatatatggccctGTACACAGCTTTTGTGTTAACAGTTGCTTAAAAGAAACatgctgaaagatctgctgtaACTTTCCCATctctaattttacaaatgaatgaTCTCTCCAAATCAAGATTAGTCAACTCCTCTTTGTGGAATTTGGTGGTTATGTTGGGGATGAAAACATGCCAGTGTCAGCATCAATGGGGCAAGGCTGAGGAGGCCGGACTATTTTCCCCCATGTTCAGCTATTTCACTGAACTCCTTGCTGATTTTACAGTCTTGAAGAAGTACTTTTCTGAATATAAAAGCATGAGAAACAGGGCCAAAAGGGGATGCTGTTTAGAAGTCCCAaggaatctaaagaaatgatGAAGCGGCACAGGTTGGGAGGCAGCTGGATCCAGGTCAGATGGGCCCCCAAGTCAACAGGCCACACTGTGCTGACATCTGACTCTTCTGAACAACGGGGTCAAGGTTCCGACTCTGTAGTCCAGAAGATTTATGACTTTGGACTAACAGGTCCCTAGGCCAGAGTTCGGTcccattaacttttttcttcttttgttcttttttgactTTTAGGTGTAAAAAGTTGCTTAATGGTTACGTCTGTGTGAATCTCATCCTGGGCAGGCGAATGTTCACTTTATCTAAccagtctctttttctctccacatAATGCACAAAACCTTGCCTGCCAAATACCCCTGGATCTGGATCTGCCCATTTGGTGTAAGCGTGAACATAAGCATCTTGATGGCAGGGATACTGTCTTTTCAACACTCCATGGACTCTCATTTTATAGCACGTGATATTAAATAAACTATCACCGATCACACGTAGGCTAACCACGCTGAAGCGATTACGGGGAGAGTTAATGCAGTCTTCCTAGACACCATCTGAGAAGGGCCGCAAAACGTAAGGTCCTTACAgtcagcaattctacttttataaatttactttaaggAAATAAGAGATGTGGAAGCTGTTTTCGTAAGCATTTCCTGCCAACTTGGAAGAAAGTATGAGGTCCCAAATGGTTAcacttgcacatgaatgttcacGGCAGCATTCTTCGTAACAGACAGAAagcggaaacaacccaaatgtctatcagctgaggaatggataaacaaaacatggtatagccatacaatggggCGTTATCTGTCAACCAAAGGGAACTCTGATACAGACTGCAGCACGGATGGGCCTTCAAAGCTCTATGTTAAAGTAAAGACACAGAGACCACGCATTGTATGACTTCCTTTACATGCAATGACTGggacaggcaaatctatagagacagaaagtaaattagtggtagACTAGGGCTGGGACGGAGGGAAGGGGGGAACCAGTGGGGTGGGATGAAGAGCGAGTGGCTACTAATGGGTGCAGAGTTTTTCTTGGGGGAGGTGCAAAATCCTCTCTCAAGTTGACTGCGGTGATGGGTGCACACAGTTGTGAACaagctaaaaaccactgaattgtacactttaagtagGTGAACTGTACAGTACATAAACTGTatctgaataaagctgttatttaaaaacagcatctagggacttccctggtggtccagcagttgtgactccacgcttccactgcagggagcacgggttccatccctggtcggggaactaggatcccgcctgtacacagttaaaaaaaaaaaaaaaaaatttaataatagaaatttaaaaacagcatctagggaattccctggcgatccagtgattaggactctgtgttctcactgtcgagggcccaggttcaatccctggtcaggtaactgagattccacaagccatgtggggcagccaaaaaaaaacaggtttttaattaaaaataaataaaaagaaaaacaacatctAGAGTCTGatccaaattttatttaaaaatcacatgtgaTGAGAAAAGgccaaaaatagataacaaaaaatttcagacAGAAGCATTCTCTGAATGGCAacattttaagtgatttttgtttgttcttttactcTCTCCTGAATTTCCTCTAATGTGTATGTATTGTTTTCCTAATCAGAACAGTGATTAGTCTAGTTCAACTTCATGATAAACCCTATACATTTAAGATACGTGGCCACTGGAAAACGGCATGGTAAATGGCTCATTCCACTTCACCGCCCTCAGAGGTCAGGGCACCACAAAGCGGCCGCCTCCCCCCACCCGTGGCTCTGCATTCAGGTCTGCCCTCACGATTTCCTCAACAGCCCACTGCTGCATCGAAACCAGTGCCATCTCCCCTCAAGCTCTAGCCCCAAATGTGAACAGTTAAGTACCCAGGACTACAACTCTGAGGTTCCTATTGGTTCTCCCCACAGCACAGCTCAGATGACCAAGATTCCGCGTCTTGCATGTTACCTGACGGcggtcttttttttctctatttctttttaaaagtcagttagcAATAACTCAATGGGCCAGTGATTCTGGATCTTAAGTGGCATTTTCTAATTATTGAGAATTGGTACTTCAAGAtcgttgtttttcctttttgaattccACTTCCTTTTTATGAATGATCGGAATGaaggttgattgattgattgattgaataaagttttattggtacaTAGCCCTGCCCGTTTACTTacgtagctttttaaaaaattttattgaagtatatttgatttacagtgttgtgttaatttctgctgtacagcaaagtgattcggctatacatattctttttcacattcttttccattatggtttatcatgggatattgaatatcgttccctgtgctctacagtaggaccctgttgtttatccattccatatataatagtttacatctcctcaccccaaactcccaatccatccctccccgatCGCccctaccccttggcaaccacaagtctgttctctatgtgagtctgtttcggttttgaagatatgttcatttgtgtcctattttagatcccacatataagtgacatcgtatggtatttgtctttctctgtgtgacttacttcacttagtatgataatctctaggtccatccatggtgctgcaaatggcattatttcattgaattccacTTTTAAAGACTGAAAACAGTAAAAGAGGTCTTCCTAAGAATCAAAGGCTCAGtaaacaaggaacaggcaagacagcacagaaaaattaaaaatacacatccTCGGATTGCTGAATATTGCTCTCAGCATTGTCCGCCTGAGATCTTGGGATCTGGAGGAAGTCAAGCGGGGGTGTCACAAGGATAAGgtctcaagcagctcaataaacTTGAGCCCTCCCTCCAGCTGTGGGAAAGTTTCCTAACAAGCATTCATCCTCCCCGCGTCTACACTCATTCTATATGCATCACTACCAAAGCAAGCAAGATTGAAGTTGGCTGGATGCCAGCAAGGTGGTTAATAGGAGACCAGTCTAGAGTGCCCACAAGGAGGTAAGGCAATATTTAACTCAGGTCAAATTTCTCAATGAAGGGTCAGAGCTTCAAGGAGATTCTGAAGGGGAATTTAATTGTGGCTTCAGGGTGATGGGAGTACTGTTTGTCTTAACAGTAAAACTTCCGCTTTACTCATGGAAATCTACAGAAGTTAATGGATTCATATATAAGCACTCTGCTCTGCATTTCATATGtcctttttgttaaaaaaaataaatttatttatttatttttggccgtgttgggtcttcgttgctgcgcatgggctttctctagctgcggagagcgggggctactctttgttgcggtgcgcgggcttctcactgcggtggcttctcttgttgtggagcacgggctctaggcacacgggctgcagtagttgcggcccgcgggctccagagcgcaggctgagtagttgtggtgcatgggcttagttactccgcagcctgtgggatcttcccggaacagggctcaaacccatgtcccctgcatcggcaggcggattcttaactactgcgccacaactctccatttctttctccccTGCGGCCCCtgccaaccaccattctactgtctgtctctatgaatctgactacttcAGATGCCTTATATaggtggaatcacacagtatttgcctTCTTGTGTTGGGCTTATTTCAcacagcataatgtcctcaagggtcAACCATGTCGGAGAatgtgtcagaatctccttccttttcagggctgaataatattccattgcatggacagagcacattttgtttatccatccatccactgatggacacttagacactgcttctaccttttgtgaataatgttgctatgaacataaaTGTACAAATATCTTTGAGACcctactttcaattctttggggtatatacccaaaagtgggactgctggatcaatatggtcattctatttttaattttttgaggaaccaccatactgtttcccattCTCCTCCATATTTTAAACAGCATTTAAAGGCTGTCCAACTTTCTATTCTCCCTGTGGGACAGTCACGTGGATATAAAGCAATTTATTGCCCTAGGAGGCTATACTGTGGAAGCACCTGGGATATAAAATTTTGAGAACTGCCACAAAAAGACAAAGTAGGCTGTGCCCAGTTTAGAGTTCTACacagttcattcaacaaatatctattatgTGCCTCATACACAATAAATGCTGAGACTAATGAGCTACTCTCTGCCTTGAAGGAGCTAACAGCCCAGCGGAAGGAATACAGACAAGAAGCTGGCCAATTGCAAGGACAGACACCGCTGCTAAGGGACACACGTAGGAGGAATACAGAAACCAACCCTGGGCTTCCAATCATCTGGCTGGCTCCAATTATTTCTTCGCTGCTTTCACTCTGATTCACGACATTTTGTTAGAGGGATCATCCTGCAGTACACATCTCAGCAAGAGATTCCCCCATTTGCCTGCTTAAAGCCCTTCAGAAGTTCCCCTCTGCTCTCAGGATGGAGCCCACGGTCCCTGGCCAGGGAGTGAAAAGCCCCCTTCCAGCTTCCAGTGTGATCGCGCTGAATCGCTGCCAGACACTGCCTACCTCCCAGCTCGATGCCTTTGCCCCATTAGCTCCCTGTCTCTCACCAGGGGTGGGTCTCACTCCTGACTGCCAATCTGAATCATCTGGAGAAATtaaacagcaaaagcaaaaacaacgcCAGGGCCTCACCCCAGACAGAATGAATTCGAATCTCTGAGGGCAGGCCTGGGTATTTTGCAGCTCTCCGGGTGACTGTGATCTCAACCAGAGCTGCCACCACTGCCCTGTACACACAGGCACAACCCTCCTCCCGCAGCAAGAccagcccagctctgctgccATCAGCCCAAAGGCGGCTCCCGTCCTGCTCCCACACTGAACGCACACAACCTCTCTGACTTCCCATTTTGCTAGGGGAGCCTCATTAAATTAGGAAATATTAGAAACCCTTGCTGTGCACAACTCACCTGAGAACCTTCCCTACAAACCACAACTGGTGACTGCAATGTTTTAAGTGTCACGACGCATCCAGTCCCGAACAGTCATTCCCGCACTTACCTTCTAAGAGCAGAAGACAGTGCACATCGAGCAACTCTGTGTGCCGCATACACTCACGTCATCTCCATCCTCACAAAAACCCCGGCACAGGTATAGCGCTTagctccatcttacagatgaggaaacctattaaaaacatcaaacatttgcacactgtttttttttttcatggtgcagatcacatgaaaaaaaatttttttattgcctGCCTTCCCTACAAGACCACAGAAGAACGACGTCTGTTTCATTCACCGATACACACCTGGCAAACACCTGGCCAGGGCTTACTattactcaacaaatacttgctcCTCTCTGCTTGCGAGCGTCACCCTTTTCACAGCGGACCAGCTGGCTTGTACCCACTTGCGTCTAACGAAGCCCAGGGCCCCTCAGCTTCTTCCACGGGAGCCCAACCTCATCTCAATTCTAGTtcagaaaatcatttaaaaatattctagttcaaaaaaagaaaaaagaagcatggTGCCTCCTGTAGGCTCACCAGGTGGGCTCCAGGAGTCAAGCCATTTGGGGATAAGGAGGGTCTAGAAGGTACAGTTCCCAGAAGTAGGGGGTGTCAAGtatgtgggggggaggggaatccAACATCCTAGAATTAATATGAGAATTAAACAAGAGACTCCTTATAAAGTCCTTAGAACTATGTCACACACTAAGCCTAACTGACAATTACACAGGACTACAATGAAAAGATTTACTTATATCTACCCTACCGGGCATTGCTCTAGAGCAGGGTGtcggcaaactttttctataaaaggccagatagtaaatactttgGCTTTTGCAGGCCACGCAGCCTCTGTATggactactcaactctgctgtttttGTAGCTGGaacagcagccacagacaatacagaAAGGAATGGCTATGGCTTCGCTCCCATACATCTCTTTTTCAAAGACAGGAAGGCTGGATTTGGCTGCAGGCCATAGTCTGCTGACCCCTTTCTAgggcagtgctgtccaatagcaATATAATGCAAGCCAAAGATATAATGTAAAATTTCTAGTGGCCACGTAAAAAAACAGGCgaaattaataatacattttatttaatccagtgTATCCCAAATATTGCTGTTTCAACACGTTGATGGGTATTTAAAAACTGGGATAGTTTACATTGTCTTCATACTAGTTCTCCAAAATTCGCTGTTTTACACTTAATGCACATCTCAATTCGGACTAGGCACATTTCAGGTACTCAACAGCCTTATGTAGCTAgcggctaccatattggacaacacAGTTCTAGAGCAAATGCTAGTACAGATAATGCTGAAATACACATCTATACCCCTAGCTTCCgaatacatattaaaaacagtTTATACAGTGCCAACAACAGTAGGCCCTAAATATCTGTTGACTGAATGCATACAAAACCTTGTAAATATTAACTGACATTACAGATATATGGACAAAGTGCACACATCGGCCCTAAAACCTGATGAAAGATCAAAGAGAAATTTCCAAAAGCTGGTAACAAATCAGCAATAACCTAGATCTGTTTAGATCTTTAGATCTCAGatctaaagagaaaattttaatttctagcCGTAACCCACATACATCTATCCGGCTACACAGGGAGCCCCTTCCTGTGTGGAGAGAAATGATGCCAAATATTGGTAGGGGCGTCGCCGTTTCTGAAATCACGCAGTACTGCTCTAGGGCCCTTTCGCTTTATGACGACCCCTGCAAAGGTGCACCGAGGGGAAGGGACCTGCACAAGGGCCCACTCTGGCCCGGGTTCGGGTACCAGTGGGTGAGGTGGAGCGACAAGCAAAGCCTGCTGCAAACCGTCCAAGGGTGACAGCCTGGCACCCAGCACACAGGCAGCGGCGGCCCCGAGGGAGCGGCCCACCCGGGAGATCTCGGCTGGTGGAGAGGAGAGGTGAGGGCGAGGGCACGTTCCGGTCTACCGGCCCACCGGCCCTGGGCACACCGAGAACCTCCCCAAGCAGGGGTGGGCTTCCACTGGGAACAAGGACTCGCCTGACTGCAGTGACACACAcgccagcaaacacagagaacAGCTCACCGAGAAGCACGGGCGAAGCCCGGGAGGCCTCGGCGTCCAGGGAGAACTTCCGGTTCCGGGGCGGGACCACGAAAGCTCAACCAATCCAAGCCCGCAGGCTGGAGAACACGGCCCGGGACCCAGCGCATGCGTGCTAGGGAAATAGAGCCTGCGCAGAGCGATCGGCGACCCAGGGGGCCGGGCCCGGGGCCACCCCgcagccccccagcccctcatcccccccagccctcagcccatccccccagccccgcagCTCCCAGTATGGGGTCCTGTGGTCTGGGGCCGGCGGTCCGCAGCGGGCCCTGAATTGAAAGCAGCTAGCCCTACTATTGCTTTTGAGCATCGCAGTGTGTTGAACTACTCTGCAACCTACCCTTTCTGCTTCCAGTCAAGACACCGCTCAGCTAAATGTTGACACAACTTTGGACAAAACTGTGAATAATCTATTTACTTAACGCAGTAATTAATTCAACAAGTACCTACTGCACCTTTGGCATGCATCAGCTGATAGGAAAGCAGAAAACATTCATTAAGTAGCCTTGTGCATCCAGCACTTCCCACCCGTACACATTCTTTACGTGCAAGGGTCCAATAAAGACAAAGCGCTGGTAGAACTAGAGAAAGTGGCAGCCTTCTTTGCTGACCCCATACTGGAGGGTAACTTGGGGGAAGGTTAAAGGAAGCAGGGTTTTGCTCTGGATTGGATGCCGTCAGGAAGCAGGGTGATTCTATGATTGAGCAATGTAATAAACCTTACCTAGAAGGAGGGAACACAGAACCAAGACTAAAGTTGTAATTAGTAAAGCAGCAGCAGCGactccattttaaaaactgttgaaaCATTGCAAGTTTATCCTGGATGTAACCTCAGAGACTAGTTTCAAAAGGCTATTGCTACAAAATTGCTTCTATCACAAGAACAAAGTGAGACATCTATTAATCTACCTTATTGAACAGGCCGGGCTCTGAAGGgtgtaagaaagaagaaacttttttttctcacCATTGCCTTGAAACAAGCTCTGTTGGCTCTCTCCTGCCCCTCGGCTGCTCTAGGGCTGGAGCTTGAGGGCTGAGCAAATcccacagcttttctttttttccttccagttttactgagatataattgacatacagcactgtgtaagtttaagatgcaaagcataatgatttgacttacatcatgaaatgattaccacaataagattagtgaacatcatctcatataaatagaaaataaaattaaaatgttttccttgtgatgaaaactctcaggatttactcttaacagctttcatattTAACATACAGCGGTTGTTATCTTTAtaatactgtacattacatccctattacttgtttatcttataactggaagtttgtatctttt
This genomic interval carries:
- the TCEANC gene encoding transcription elongation factor A N-terminal and central domain-containing protein, giving the protein MSDKQQIAARASLIEQLMSKRNFEDLGNHLTELETLRVTPEHLQETDVVRAVYRVLKNCPTAALKKKAKRLLSEWKALYKGTHCKPRGSPKLFPPGGNKEENQGLSPDPSQDEVRGSSCCHSLRASQDVAGAVERVVPENSPGGAEPKAARLRAADPQSPVERASEQPDPAAPVRAKCTELLYEALASPSTEQPRADLWHNFAREIEEHIFTLHSKNLKKYKTCIRSKVANLKTPRMSHLQQSLLSGTMSPREFAEMTAMEMASPELKQLRASYTESGIQEHYLPQAVEGTPTKKIKCRRCEKFNCQVTVIARGTLFLPSWVQSSNPDEEMMTYVICNECGKQWYHSKWECL